The following are encoded in a window of Amaranthus tricolor cultivar Red isolate AtriRed21 chromosome 2, ASM2621246v1, whole genome shotgun sequence genomic DNA:
- the LOC130806964 gene encoding BAG family molecular chaperone regulator 7-like isoform X1, producing the protein MSFRRFEIIDYSSPFPFFPSKPISLIPFYEDDVTFPLFNSFHDSLYDSVSDLIQIEAKLPISSSASFTVIHRVNSPSLCLSSLSDRVSALESKFDQLLQIKEKEARLEKMMSEVDRKYSWTAEIKGGSDNLEKKYKWTAEIERDDIKKGKRGERKYQWITELKGKKDGDEKRTYTWKATIGGNDGKKKENEKKEKKCKKKSSGTRIVEIEEPSYDHKAVVLRQSEVEQISGEASFSSSQKFFGV; encoded by the exons ATGAGCTTCAGAAGATTCGAAATCATCGATTATTCATCCCCATTTCCCTTCTTCCCTTCAAAACCCATCTCTTTAATCCCCTTTTACGAAGATGACGTCACTTTCCCTCTCTTCAACTCGTTCCACGACTCATTGTATGACTCGGTCTCCGATCTTATCCAGATCGAAGCCAAACTACCCATCTCCTCCTCAGCCTCATTCACAGTCATCCACCGAGTTAACTCACCCTCGTTGTGCCTGAGCTCGCTTTCGGATCGAGTCAGCGCACTCGAGTCAAAGTTTGACCAGTTGTTGCAAATTAAGGAGAAAGAAGCTAGGTTGGAGAAGATGATGAGTGAGGTGGACAGGAAGTATTCATGGACGGCTGAGATTAAAGGAGGAAGTGATAATTTGGAGAAGAAGTATAAATGGACGGCTGAGATTGAAAGGGATGACATTAAGAAAGGgaaaagaggagagagaaaatatcAGTGGATTACTGAGCTTAAAGGGAAGAAAGATGGTGATGAGAAGAGGACTTACACGTGGAAGGCTACTATTGGTGGTAATGATGGTAAGAAGAAGGAAAatgagaaaaaagaaaagaaatgtaAGAAGAAATCATCTGGTACTAGGATTGTTGAGATTGAAGAACCCTCTTATGATCATAAAGCTGTGGTTTTGCGTCag AGCGAAGTGGAACAAATCTCAGGCGAAGCTTCCTTTTCAAGCAGTCAGAAATTTTTTGGAGTTTGA
- the LOC130806964 gene encoding BAG family molecular chaperone regulator 7-like isoform X2, whose product MSFRRFEIIDYSSPFPFFPSKPISLIPFYEDDVTFPLFNSFHDSLYDSVSDLIQIEAKLPISSSASFTVIHRVNSPSLCLSSLSDRVSALESKFDQLLQIKEKEARLEKMMSEVDRKYSWTAEIKGGSDNLEKKYKWTAEIERDDIKKGKRGERKYQWITELKGKKDGDEKRTYTWKATIGGNDGKKKENEKKEKKCKKKSSGTRIVEIEEPSYDHKAVVLRQNI is encoded by the exons ATGAGCTTCAGAAGATTCGAAATCATCGATTATTCATCCCCATTTCCCTTCTTCCCTTCAAAACCCATCTCTTTAATCCCCTTTTACGAAGATGACGTCACTTTCCCTCTCTTCAACTCGTTCCACGACTCATTGTATGACTCGGTCTCCGATCTTATCCAGATCGAAGCCAAACTACCCATCTCCTCCTCAGCCTCATTCACAGTCATCCACCGAGTTAACTCACCCTCGTTGTGCCTGAGCTCGCTTTCGGATCGAGTCAGCGCACTCGAGTCAAAGTTTGACCAGTTGTTGCAAATTAAGGAGAAAGAAGCTAGGTTGGAGAAGATGATGAGTGAGGTGGACAGGAAGTATTCATGGACGGCTGAGATTAAAGGAGGAAGTGATAATTTGGAGAAGAAGTATAAATGGACGGCTGAGATTGAAAGGGATGACATTAAGAAAGGgaaaagaggagagagaaaatatcAGTGGATTACTGAGCTTAAAGGGAAGAAAGATGGTGATGAGAAGAGGACTTACACGTGGAAGGCTACTATTGGTGGTAATGATGGTAAGAAGAAGGAAAatgagaaaaaagaaaagaaatgtaAGAAGAAATCATCTGGTACTAGGATTGTTGAGATTGAAGAACCCTCTTATGATCATAAAGCTGTGGTTTTGCGTCag AACATATGA
- the LOC130806963 gene encoding mitochondrial intermediate peptidase, mitochondrial-like isoform X1, with amino-acid sequence MAALITSHCRKIFRSKYYYPNIQFFRTSAATADVKETGLYNFSHLKTPNGFQRFVDDAMERSGELIHYISTMPSSTEIIRAMDQISDTVCSVVDSAELCRHTHPDREFVEQATIAFLRMDEYQHVRCKVIFCPGWPWKWERYTVYKDCGYLWTDI; translated from the exons ATGGCGGCACTAATAACCTCTCATTGCAGAAAAATCTTCCGATCAAAATATTACTATCCCAACATCCAATTTTTCCGAACATCAGCAGCTACAGCAGATGTTAAAGAAACCGGTCTGTACAATTtttctcatttgaaaactcccaACGGTTTCCAGCGTTTCGTTGATGATGCAATGGAAAG GTCTGGAGAACTTATTCATTACATTTCTACTATGCCATCGTCTACTGAAATTATACGCGCTATGGATCAAATTTCTGATACT gtTTGTTCAGTGGTGGACTCGGCTGAGTTATGTAGACATACTCATCCTGACAG AGAATTTGTAGAGCAGGCTACTATTGCTTTCTTGAGAATGGATGAATATCAACATGTGAG GTGCAAGGTGATTTTTTGTCCTGG GTGGCCCTGGAAGTGGGAAAGGTACACAGTGTACAAGGATTGTGGATACTTATGGACTGACATCTGA
- the LOC130806963 gene encoding mitochondrial intermediate peptidase, mitochondrial-like isoform X2 — protein sequence MAALITSHCRKIFRSKYYYPNIQFFRTSAATADVKETGLYNFSHLKTPNGFQRFVDDAMERSGELIHYISTMPSSTEIIRAMDQISDTVCSVVDSAELCRHTHPDREFVEQATIAFLRMDEYQHVRWPWKWERYTVYKDCGYLWTDI from the exons ATGGCGGCACTAATAACCTCTCATTGCAGAAAAATCTTCCGATCAAAATATTACTATCCCAACATCCAATTTTTCCGAACATCAGCAGCTACAGCAGATGTTAAAGAAACCGGTCTGTACAATTtttctcatttgaaaactcccaACGGTTTCCAGCGTTTCGTTGATGATGCAATGGAAAG GTCTGGAGAACTTATTCATTACATTTCTACTATGCCATCGTCTACTGAAATTATACGCGCTATGGATCAAATTTCTGATACT gtTTGTTCAGTGGTGGACTCGGCTGAGTTATGTAGACATACTCATCCTGACAG AGAATTTGTAGAGCAGGCTACTATTGCTTTCTTGAGAATGGATGAATATCAACATGTGAG GTGGCCCTGGAAGTGGGAAAGGTACACAGTGTACAAGGATTGTGGATACTTATGGACTGACATCTGA
- the LOC130806962 gene encoding uncharacterized protein LOC130806962: protein MEDANNKKVAPPLGNSPWLVFTHGGSRKKMIQTFCSMSSLPTNNQSFIKSIPQLRGFDILGSYHGWLILRNIKDHNIISLCNLITLQSISLPPLPRKKTEENDDTDINDQEDEDDDINNERDSEKDDDDHDINNEEYDNDDDNDINNEEYDNDDDDDDDDGDDDDNDENEDEDEDVFCALTSAPNSANSVLCLFIKDQVFSCRITTDSSISNWNTQKLKLHGERIVSIRNNCIMHGIIYSLTRIENPIVYGIRCYLTAIEVVDEETNTNIAYSLAIKSLALTPFEYYPAYVRCRTNLVESYGHVYCVNTYIRNAYDDNFSRVTVFEFDFPTKKWVEIKSLNGRAFFIDYNSCTWCWGSSDTNFEGSGIQENCVYQIRDNKRIIFCYNIVERSMTLLSLSLYLTTPVSSYAWVNAAPISLPVQRLGCIQKHDRIIEMKQVPHERIEEGSFIKLSDYLIYLISTHTTHFFDYWNLRLSCKKCQKAIPLIPEWGISHNRLPLFIFFKDDEDGLCKVMDPFRSDSHYTRLRIFLNPSTLYYSNNGWLIMISSFKWISSSLKFFNPFTRVKIDFPFHFNNFIDLTSIGFSSYPTSSDFLMVAFDPLMKAITYFRFGDTSWTRYAFPNENNQFKIGINNPVYIQGCFYILDVNGYLGSFALIDGEENWQVYSKPPQLCFKKFHSYHLLECEGQLIAVFIKFIGLCVQVFKFNIQKHKWVEIRNLGEYSFFLGKSSFSAKIAEVEKRNRIYISRLKGEKIIFYSLLTKQFHAAGTDDESIQDFCNTTEQLESFWL, encoded by the exons ATGGAAGACGCAAATAACAAAAAGGTTGCACCACCTCTTGGCAATTCACCATGGCTCGTATTTACACATGGAGGTTCGAGAAagaaaatgattcaaacattcTGTAGTATGTCTTCTTTACCAACTAATAATCAGTCCTTCATCAAGAGTATTCCTCAATTGCGTGGCTTTGATATTTTGGGCTCCTACCATGGATGGTTAATCTTACGTAATATTAAAGATCataatattatttctttgtGTAATCTCATTACTCTACAATCAATCAGTCTTCCTCCATTACCGAGAAAAAAAACAGAAGAAAATGATGATACTGATATTAATGatcaagaagatgaagatgatgatattAATAATGAACGTGATAGTgaaaaagatgatgatgatcatgatattaataatgaagaatatgataatgatgatgataatgatattaataatgaagaatatgataatgatgatgatgatgatgatgatgatggtgatgatgatgacaacgatgaaaatgaagatgaagatgaagacgTGTTTTGTGCTCTTACGTCTGCGCCGAATTCAGCTAATTCAGTACTCTGCTTGTTTATCAAAGATCAAGTTTTTTCATGTCGTATTACAACTGATTCCTCAATCAGTAATTGGAATACTCAAAAGCTTAAACTTCATGGCGAGAGAATAGTGAGCATAAGAAATAATTGCATAATGCATGGTATTATTTATAGTTTGACTCGAATTGAAAATCCAATAGTTTATGGAATAAGATGTTATTTGACGGCTATTGAGGTTGTTGATGAAGAAACTAATACCAATATTGCTTACTCACTTGCCATTAAGTCCTTGGCACTTACACCTTTCGAGTATTATCCTGCATATGTTCGTTGTAGGACAAATCTGGTTGAATCTTATGGTCATGTGTATTGTGTCAATACATATATAAGAAATGCTTATGATGATAATTTTAGTAGAGTAACtgtgtttgaatttgattttccgACCAAAAAATGGGTGGAGATTAAATCTTTGAATGGTCGTGCCTTTTTTATAGATTATAATAGTTGCACTTGGTGTTGGGGATCATCGGATACTAATTTTGAGGGATCAGGTATTCAAGAAAATTGTGTGTATCAAATTAGGGACAATAAGCGTATTATCTTTTGTTACAACATAGTTGAAAGGAGTATGAccctactttctctttctctatacTTGACAACTCCTGTAAGCAGTTATGCTTGGGTGAATGCAGCACCCATATCATTACCGGTCCAAAG ATTAGGATGTATTCAAAAACATGATAGGATAATTGAGATGAAGCAAGTTCCCCACGAAAGAATAGAGGAGGGCTCATTCATTAAGCTTTCggattatttgatatatttaatttcaaCACACACAACACATTTTTTCGATTATTGGAATTTGCGGCTTTCTTGTAAGAAATGTCAAAAGGCAATTCCGTTGATTCCTGAATGGGGAATCTCTCATAATAGGCTTCCTTTATTTATCTTCTTTAAGGATGATGAAGATGGATTATGTAAAGTGATGGATCCTTTCCGATCTGATTCACACTACACTCGCTTACGCATATTTTTAAATCCTTCTACTCTTTATTATTCTAATAATGGATGGTTAATTATGATTTCAAGTTTTAAATGGATATCCTCATCACTCAAGTTCTTCAATCCTTTCACCAGGGTCAAAATAGATTTTCCATtccattttaataattttattgatcTTACAAGTATTGGGTTCTCATCTTATCCTACCTCTTCAGACTTTCTCATGGTTGCATTTGATCCCTTAATGAAAGCAATTACTTATTTCCGATTTGGTGATACATCTTGGACACGTTATGCGTTTCCAAATGAAAACAACCAATTTAAAATTGGAATCAACAATCCAGTTTACATTCAGGGATGCTTTTACATTCTCGATGTAAACGGTTATCTTGGATCATTTGCATTAATAGACGGAGAAGAAAATTGGCAAGTTTATAGCAAGCCACCTCAGCTATGCTTCAAAAAATTTCATTCGTATCACCTACTTGAGTGTGAAGGTCAGCTTATAGCAGTATTTATCAAGTTTATTGGATTATGCGTTcaagtttttaagtttaatattcaGAAGCATAAATGGGTGGAAATTAGAAACCTTGGTGAATATAGTTTTTTCCTTGGAAAGTCATCATTTTCTGCAAAGATAGCGGAGGTTGAAAAGAGAAATCGAATTTACATTTCGCGGCTTAAAGgagagaaaataatattttactcaCTTCTAACAAAACAGTTTCATGCTGCTGGAACAGATGATGAGTCAATACAAGACTTTTGCAATACAACTGAACAATTGGAAAGCTTTTGgctttag